A genomic region of Ammospiza nelsoni isolate bAmmNel1 chromosome 3, bAmmNel1.pri, whole genome shotgun sequence contains the following coding sequences:
- the OGFRL1 gene encoding opioid growth factor receptor-like protein 1 isoform X2, which produces MGSLLSGVSFKEPTTVEDCDSTWETDSEPEAAEPRRQEGVCAAAGGGEEPPEPPAADCRPGEPPPAQEDAERAEADAASPEQSGDGAELTAKPKRSFYAARDLYKYRHQYPNFKDLRYQNDLCNLRFYKNKIPFKPDGVYIEEVLNKWKGDYEKLEHNHTYIQWLFPLREQGLNFYAKELTTYEIEEFKKTKEAIRRFLLAYKMMLEFFGIKLIDKTGNVARAANWQERFQHLNESQHNYLRITRILKSLGELGYESFKSPLVKFILHEALVEDTIPNIKQSALEYFVYTIRDRRERRKLLRFAQQHYTPSEHFIWGPPRRQKSEGSKASKKPASPVSIPNSHISKHKKPKEPKNTSASGSSAGKITEERKVEFTKNGEENDQDEQEVNCDAVRQNNSEKNSDTDTSQLSKSEEINNSDRKEDASYSKKDYENLNNDCGNHPDVREEDLCNTENSSNDPSTDLQDNLDKDTLSGGTTTETKDELKP; this is translated from the exons ATGGGCAGCCTGCTGAGCGGGGTCAGCTTCAAGGAGCCCACCACGGTGGAGGACTGCGACTCCACCTGGGAGACCGACTCGGAGCCCGAGGCGGCGGAGCCGCGGCGGCAGGAGGGGGTGTGCGCCGCCGCGGGAGGCGGGGAAGAGCCGCCCGAGCCGCCCGCCGCCGACTGCCGGCCCGGGGAGCCGCCGCCGGCGCAGGAGGACGCGGAGCGGGCAGAGGCGGACGCCGCCAGCCCCGAGCAG AGTGGTGATGGAGCTGAGCTGACAGCCAAGCCAAAGAGAAGCTTCTATGCAGCAAGAGATTTATACAAGTACCGACACCAGTATCCA AACTTTAAAGATCTTCGGTATCAAAATGACTTGTGCAATCTCCGGttttacaaaaacaaaatccCATTTAAACCTGATG GGGTTTATATTGAAGAAGTCCTAAATAAATGGAAAGGAGACTATGAAAAACTGGAACATAACCACACTTACATACAATG GCTTTTTCCACTAAGGGAACAAGGTCTGAACTTCTATGCTAAAGAATTAACTACATATGAAATTGAG GaattcaagaaaacaaaagaagcaaTTAGAAGATTCCTTTTGGCTTATAAAATGATGTTGGAGTTTTTTGGAATAAAACTAATTGATAAAACTGGAAATGTAGCACGAGCTGCTAACTGGCAAGAAAGATTTCAGCATTTGAATGA GTCTCAACATAACTACTTGAGAATCACTCGAATTCTGAAAAGCCTTGGTGAACTTGGATATGAGAGTTTCAAATCTCCCCTGGTAAAATTTATTCTGCATGAAGCTCTTGTGGAAGATACCATTCCCAACATTAAGCAAAGTGCTCTAGAATATTTTGTGTATACTATTAGagacagaagagaaaggaggaaacTGCTGAGATTTGCCCAGCAACATTATACACCCTCAGAGCATTTTATCTGGGGACCTCCAAGAAGACAGAAGTCAGAGGGAAGCAAAGCAAGTAAAAAGCCAGCATCTCCAGTTTCCATTCCCAATAGTCATATTTCTAAGCATAAGAAACCAAAAGAGCCTAAGAATACATCAGCAAGTGGAAGCTCAGCTGGTAAAATAACTGAAGAAAGAAAGGTAGAATTCAcaaaaaatggggaagaaaatgaTCAGGATGAACAAGAAGTGAACTGTGATGCTGTTAGGCAGAACAACAGTGAAAAGAACAGTGACACTGATACCAGTCAACTTTcaaaatcagaagaaattaataattcagACAGAAAGGAGGACGCTTCTTATTCCAAAAAAGATTATGAAAATCTGAACAATGACTGTGGAAATCACCCAGATGTTAGAGAGGAAGATTTATGTAACACTGAGAATTCTTCAAATGACCCATCAACAGATCTACAAGATAACCTTGATAAGGATACACTTTCAGGGGGGACCACCACAGAAACTAAGGATGAGCTCAAACCATGA
- the OGFRL1 gene encoding opioid growth factor receptor-like protein 1 isoform X1 has product MGSLLSGVSFKEPTTVEDCDSTWETDSEPEAAEPRRQEGVCAAAGGGEEPPEPPAADCRPGEPPPAQEDAERAEADAASPEQSGDGAELTAKPKRSFYAARDLYKYRHQYPQNFKDLRYQNDLCNLRFYKNKIPFKPDGVYIEEVLNKWKGDYEKLEHNHTYIQWLFPLREQGLNFYAKELTTYEIEEFKKTKEAIRRFLLAYKMMLEFFGIKLIDKTGNVARAANWQERFQHLNESQHNYLRITRILKSLGELGYESFKSPLVKFILHEALVEDTIPNIKQSALEYFVYTIRDRRERRKLLRFAQQHYTPSEHFIWGPPRRQKSEGSKASKKPASPVSIPNSHISKHKKPKEPKNTSASGSSAGKITEERKVEFTKNGEENDQDEQEVNCDAVRQNNSEKNSDTDTSQLSKSEEINNSDRKEDASYSKKDYENLNNDCGNHPDVREEDLCNTENSSNDPSTDLQDNLDKDTLSGGTTTETKDELKP; this is encoded by the exons ATGGGCAGCCTGCTGAGCGGGGTCAGCTTCAAGGAGCCCACCACGGTGGAGGACTGCGACTCCACCTGGGAGACCGACTCGGAGCCCGAGGCGGCGGAGCCGCGGCGGCAGGAGGGGGTGTGCGCCGCCGCGGGAGGCGGGGAAGAGCCGCCCGAGCCGCCCGCCGCCGACTGCCGGCCCGGGGAGCCGCCGCCGGCGCAGGAGGACGCGGAGCGGGCAGAGGCGGACGCCGCCAGCCCCGAGCAG AGTGGTGATGGAGCTGAGCTGACAGCCAAGCCAAAGAGAAGCTTCTATGCAGCAAGAGATTTATACAAGTACCGACACCAGTATCCA cAGAACTTTAAAGATCTTCGGTATCAAAATGACTTGTGCAATCTCCGGttttacaaaaacaaaatccCATTTAAACCTGATG GGGTTTATATTGAAGAAGTCCTAAATAAATGGAAAGGAGACTATGAAAAACTGGAACATAACCACACTTACATACAATG GCTTTTTCCACTAAGGGAACAAGGTCTGAACTTCTATGCTAAAGAATTAACTACATATGAAATTGAG GaattcaagaaaacaaaagaagcaaTTAGAAGATTCCTTTTGGCTTATAAAATGATGTTGGAGTTTTTTGGAATAAAACTAATTGATAAAACTGGAAATGTAGCACGAGCTGCTAACTGGCAAGAAAGATTTCAGCATTTGAATGA GTCTCAACATAACTACTTGAGAATCACTCGAATTCTGAAAAGCCTTGGTGAACTTGGATATGAGAGTTTCAAATCTCCCCTGGTAAAATTTATTCTGCATGAAGCTCTTGTGGAAGATACCATTCCCAACATTAAGCAAAGTGCTCTAGAATATTTTGTGTATACTATTAGagacagaagagaaaggaggaaacTGCTGAGATTTGCCCAGCAACATTATACACCCTCAGAGCATTTTATCTGGGGACCTCCAAGAAGACAGAAGTCAGAGGGAAGCAAAGCAAGTAAAAAGCCAGCATCTCCAGTTTCCATTCCCAATAGTCATATTTCTAAGCATAAGAAACCAAAAGAGCCTAAGAATACATCAGCAAGTGGAAGCTCAGCTGGTAAAATAACTGAAGAAAGAAAGGTAGAATTCAcaaaaaatggggaagaaaatgaTCAGGATGAACAAGAAGTGAACTGTGATGCTGTTAGGCAGAACAACAGTGAAAAGAACAGTGACACTGATACCAGTCAACTTTcaaaatcagaagaaattaataattcagACAGAAAGGAGGACGCTTCTTATTCCAAAAAAGATTATGAAAATCTGAACAATGACTGTGGAAATCACCCAGATGTTAGAGAGGAAGATTTATGTAACACTGAGAATTCTTCAAATGACCCATCAACAGATCTACAAGATAACCTTGATAAGGATACACTTTCAGGGGGGACCACCACAGAAACTAAGGATGAGCTCAAACCATGA
- the OGFRL1 gene encoding opioid growth factor receptor-like protein 1 isoform X3, whose protein sequence is MWQWNCDSSSGDGAELTAKPKRSFYAARDLYKYRHQYPQNFKDLRYQNDLCNLRFYKNKIPFKPDGVYIEEVLNKWKGDYEKLEHNHTYIQWLFPLREQGLNFYAKELTTYEIEEFKKTKEAIRRFLLAYKMMLEFFGIKLIDKTGNVARAANWQERFQHLNESQHNYLRITRILKSLGELGYESFKSPLVKFILHEALVEDTIPNIKQSALEYFVYTIRDRRERRKLLRFAQQHYTPSEHFIWGPPRRQKSEGSKASKKPASPVSIPNSHISKHKKPKEPKNTSASGSSAGKITEERKVEFTKNGEENDQDEQEVNCDAVRQNNSEKNSDTDTSQLSKSEEINNSDRKEDASYSKKDYENLNNDCGNHPDVREEDLCNTENSSNDPSTDLQDNLDKDTLSGGTTTETKDELKP, encoded by the exons ATGTGGCAATGGAATTGTGACTCCTCG AGTGGTGATGGAGCTGAGCTGACAGCCAAGCCAAAGAGAAGCTTCTATGCAGCAAGAGATTTATACAAGTACCGACACCAGTATCCA cAGAACTTTAAAGATCTTCGGTATCAAAATGACTTGTGCAATCTCCGGttttacaaaaacaaaatccCATTTAAACCTGATG GGGTTTATATTGAAGAAGTCCTAAATAAATGGAAAGGAGACTATGAAAAACTGGAACATAACCACACTTACATACAATG GCTTTTTCCACTAAGGGAACAAGGTCTGAACTTCTATGCTAAAGAATTAACTACATATGAAATTGAG GaattcaagaaaacaaaagaagcaaTTAGAAGATTCCTTTTGGCTTATAAAATGATGTTGGAGTTTTTTGGAATAAAACTAATTGATAAAACTGGAAATGTAGCACGAGCTGCTAACTGGCAAGAAAGATTTCAGCATTTGAATGA GTCTCAACATAACTACTTGAGAATCACTCGAATTCTGAAAAGCCTTGGTGAACTTGGATATGAGAGTTTCAAATCTCCCCTGGTAAAATTTATTCTGCATGAAGCTCTTGTGGAAGATACCATTCCCAACATTAAGCAAAGTGCTCTAGAATATTTTGTGTATACTATTAGagacagaagagaaaggaggaaacTGCTGAGATTTGCCCAGCAACATTATACACCCTCAGAGCATTTTATCTGGGGACCTCCAAGAAGACAGAAGTCAGAGGGAAGCAAAGCAAGTAAAAAGCCAGCATCTCCAGTTTCCATTCCCAATAGTCATATTTCTAAGCATAAGAAACCAAAAGAGCCTAAGAATACATCAGCAAGTGGAAGCTCAGCTGGTAAAATAACTGAAGAAAGAAAGGTAGAATTCAcaaaaaatggggaagaaaatgaTCAGGATGAACAAGAAGTGAACTGTGATGCTGTTAGGCAGAACAACAGTGAAAAGAACAGTGACACTGATACCAGTCAACTTTcaaaatcagaagaaattaataattcagACAGAAAGGAGGACGCTTCTTATTCCAAAAAAGATTATGAAAATCTGAACAATGACTGTGGAAATCACCCAGATGTTAGAGAGGAAGATTTATGTAACACTGAGAATTCTTCAAATGACCCATCAACAGATCTACAAGATAACCTTGATAAGGATACACTTTCAGGGGGGACCACCACAGAAACTAAGGATGAGCTCAAACCATGA
- the OGFRL1 gene encoding opioid growth factor receptor-like protein 1 isoform X4 encodes MWQWNCDSSSGDGAELTAKPKRSFYAARDLYKYRHQYPNFKDLRYQNDLCNLRFYKNKIPFKPDGVYIEEVLNKWKGDYEKLEHNHTYIQWLFPLREQGLNFYAKELTTYEIEEFKKTKEAIRRFLLAYKMMLEFFGIKLIDKTGNVARAANWQERFQHLNESQHNYLRITRILKSLGELGYESFKSPLVKFILHEALVEDTIPNIKQSALEYFVYTIRDRRERRKLLRFAQQHYTPSEHFIWGPPRRQKSEGSKASKKPASPVSIPNSHISKHKKPKEPKNTSASGSSAGKITEERKVEFTKNGEENDQDEQEVNCDAVRQNNSEKNSDTDTSQLSKSEEINNSDRKEDASYSKKDYENLNNDCGNHPDVREEDLCNTENSSNDPSTDLQDNLDKDTLSGGTTTETKDELKP; translated from the exons ATGTGGCAATGGAATTGTGACTCCTCG AGTGGTGATGGAGCTGAGCTGACAGCCAAGCCAAAGAGAAGCTTCTATGCAGCAAGAGATTTATACAAGTACCGACACCAGTATCCA AACTTTAAAGATCTTCGGTATCAAAATGACTTGTGCAATCTCCGGttttacaaaaacaaaatccCATTTAAACCTGATG GGGTTTATATTGAAGAAGTCCTAAATAAATGGAAAGGAGACTATGAAAAACTGGAACATAACCACACTTACATACAATG GCTTTTTCCACTAAGGGAACAAGGTCTGAACTTCTATGCTAAAGAATTAACTACATATGAAATTGAG GaattcaagaaaacaaaagaagcaaTTAGAAGATTCCTTTTGGCTTATAAAATGATGTTGGAGTTTTTTGGAATAAAACTAATTGATAAAACTGGAAATGTAGCACGAGCTGCTAACTGGCAAGAAAGATTTCAGCATTTGAATGA GTCTCAACATAACTACTTGAGAATCACTCGAATTCTGAAAAGCCTTGGTGAACTTGGATATGAGAGTTTCAAATCTCCCCTGGTAAAATTTATTCTGCATGAAGCTCTTGTGGAAGATACCATTCCCAACATTAAGCAAAGTGCTCTAGAATATTTTGTGTATACTATTAGagacagaagagaaaggaggaaacTGCTGAGATTTGCCCAGCAACATTATACACCCTCAGAGCATTTTATCTGGGGACCTCCAAGAAGACAGAAGTCAGAGGGAAGCAAAGCAAGTAAAAAGCCAGCATCTCCAGTTTCCATTCCCAATAGTCATATTTCTAAGCATAAGAAACCAAAAGAGCCTAAGAATACATCAGCAAGTGGAAGCTCAGCTGGTAAAATAACTGAAGAAAGAAAGGTAGAATTCAcaaaaaatggggaagaaaatgaTCAGGATGAACAAGAAGTGAACTGTGATGCTGTTAGGCAGAACAACAGTGAAAAGAACAGTGACACTGATACCAGTCAACTTTcaaaatcagaagaaattaataattcagACAGAAAGGAGGACGCTTCTTATTCCAAAAAAGATTATGAAAATCTGAACAATGACTGTGGAAATCACCCAGATGTTAGAGAGGAAGATTTATGTAACACTGAGAATTCTTCAAATGACCCATCAACAGATCTACAAGATAACCTTGATAAGGATACACTTTCAGGGGGGACCACCACAGAAACTAAGGATGAGCTCAAACCATGA